The sequence below is a genomic window from Elusimicrobiales bacterium.
ATACACAGAACCCGCCCAGCAGCGCGCTTTGAATTATGGTCTGGGACCAGACGTCCATTCCGCCGCGCAGCAGCGGATACGCCGCCAGCATCGCGGCGAGATAAACGGCAAAAGCCCTGTCGGAAAGCCTGCTCATGGGGAAAAGACGCGGCGTTTTCCGCGCAGGCGGAAAACGCCGCAGGACACGCAAAACCCGTTGTCAGACATCCAGTATGCGCGGCGTGACAAATATCAGCAGCTCTATGCGCTGGCGGGTGTTGACCTTCTTCTTGAAAAACCAGCCAAGAAGCGGAATATCGCCCAGCAGCGGCACTTTGTAGAGCGCGTCCACCGTGCTGTCGTAGATAAGGCCGCCGATGACGGTGGTGGCGCCGTCCTTTGTCATGACGGTGGTGGAGGCGGTTCTGGTGTCAACGCCGGGCGCGCCGCCGGCAGCCACCGGCACCGTGAAATTCTGCTGGCTTACCGTGGGATTTACCGCCATGGTAATCCTGCCGTCGGCGTTTATAGTCGGGGTTACTTTCAACGTGATGCCGGTGGCGATATAGTTGACGGTGGTGTTTTGTATGGGCGGGCTGGTGTTTGTGACCGTGGTGGTCACATACGGTATCTGCGTGGTGATGTTGATGCTGGCTTCCTTGTTGTTGAAAGTCGTCACCCGCGGGTCGGAAAGCACCTTGGCCTTGCCCTTTTGCAGCGCGGCCTGGAGGTTGACCTGGAAGATGTAATCGTTGGTCACATGTCCGAAATTGAACAATCCCACGGACGGCTCGCCGGAAACGGTGCCGTATTTCGTGCCGAAGCTGCCCTTGCCGTAGGTGCCGCTGCCGGGCTGCCAGGGCCAGGGTTTCTGCGTGCCGTCCGGCTGGGTGTAATAAAGATCGCCTGTGGTGCTGTCGGACTGCCAGGCGCCCATGATATTCTTGCCCGCCGCGCCGCCGTAAGCCGCATCCACATTGCCGGTCAGGTTCCACTCTATGCCGAAGGCGGAGGAATCGGTCAGGTTGACTTCCACTATTTTGGCCTCTATAAGCACCTGCTGCGGTTTGCGGTCTATCTGGCCCAGAATTCTGGCGGCTATATCCACTCCGTTGAGCGTGTCAGTTACAATCACCATGTTGTTGAGCGTGTTGACGGTAACGGTGCCGGTGCGCCCCTCCGCCTTTATGACGCCTGTAAGCATGGTCTGCGCGTCGGTGGCCTGGATGTAGTTGAGCGGGAACACCCTGGTCACCAGCACGGACTGCGACTTGTCGGCGTTAATGGCCTGCAAAGTGTTGATGCGCATGATATTGGAGCCGAGCTGCTGCGCCACCAGCGCCTTCATGGACAGCACGGTGGAAAACGCCTCGCTGAACGGCACATTGTTGAGGCGGACGGTTACATTTCCCGCCACATCGTCGCTGAAAACCAGGTTTACGTTTATGCGCGCGGCCAGCATGTTGAGCACGTCGCGCACATCAGTGGCGTCGTAGTCCAACGTTACCGGGTCGTGCGGCAGACTGGCCAGAATGTCGTAATACTGGACCTTT
It includes:
- the pilQ gene encoding type IV pilus secretin PilQ, translating into MRKFTAIALSAALIQCSAAPLLAAEPVSVESVEVGPDKVVIRTDRPAQYDSFSVTEPPRVAVELLDSRLKDGDRKISGDGGVIEAVRVEQYQKTPVGIARVVLQLARKAAYAISSSENSITVLLRPSGDLASAPGKLPAHEEPAAPDMRAASAATRSRQPAPDGDSAPADGQDGAATQKKVQYYDILASLPHDPVTLDYDATDVRDVLNMLAARINVNLVFSDDVAGNVTVRLNNVPFSEAFSTVLSMKALVAQQLGSNIMRINTLQAINADKSQSVLVTRVFPLNYIQATDAQTMLTGVIKAEGRTGTVTVNTLNNMVIVTDTLNGVDIAARILGQIDRKPQQVLIEAKIVEVNLTDSSAFGIEWNLTGNVDAAYGGAAGKNIMGAWQSDSTTGDLYYTQPDGTQKPWPWQPGSGTYGKGSFGTKYGTVSGEPSVGLFNFGHVTNDYIFQVNLQAALQKGKAKVLSDPRVTTFNNKEASINITTQIPYVTTTVTNTSPPIQNTTVNYIATGITLKVTPTINADGRITMAVNPTVSQQNFTVPVAAGGAPGVDTRTASTTVMTKDGATTVIGGLIYDSTVDALYKVPLLGDIPLLGWFFKKKVNTRQRIELLIFVTPRILDV